One genomic segment of Acanthochromis polyacanthus isolate Apoly-LR-REF ecotype Palm Island chromosome 9, KAUST_Apoly_ChrSc, whole genome shotgun sequence includes these proteins:
- the LOC127535539 gene encoding homeodomain-interacting protein kinase 1-like: protein MVKPADPENRINLTGLPDDESDLKSSKLEDSDTAKDNENNKDNDEDTEVKKKAQRKTKTKKKNYFQCAFSWIKKKCSGFCDKLKKNIQSSSSSSSEESTTSQRSEVSTGYTFVKEIGHGGFALVVECVKNDTEEHVAVKVPEWSNLDHEAEIMKKLVSHNSKQSNIIDYKGDIFIKNKRQLVFEKLDISLWDYLRNSQQPMPLEHVRTIIEQLAVALDTTKSAGIIHADLKEDNIMMVDRVKQPFRVKLIDFGEAEYSSKTKAGKLLQVVAYRAPEIILGLPYSEAIDIWSLGCVMERMMTSDGLFGTDSEYWTLLRMIGLLGPPPQHVIDAGRRSELFFQKMPDGLWQLKRPTECFGTHFDDAVYQFSSLDEIETVCSETDNLAEADERKECIELLKAMLQWDEKDRITPSGILKHPFITRSYLSSNSPTSSCDEPRPSTSLSITVKPADPENRINLTGLPDEESDLKSSKLEDSDTAKDTETSKDRNNDEDTKGNEKDQRRTKTKKKNCFERIFSWRKKTFCCCCCVQV from the exons atggttaagcctgcagatCCAGAGAACAGAATCaacctgacaggcttgcctGATGATGAAAGTGACCTGAAGAGCAGTAAGCTTGAGGACAGTGACACTGCTAAAGACAATGAGAACAACAAGGACAATGATGAAGACACTGAAGTCAAGAAGAAGGcgcagagaaagacaaagacaaagaagaagaactacTTCCAATGCGCCTTCTCCTGGATAAAGAAGAagtgttcag GCTTCTGTGACAAGCTCAAAAAGAACAttcaaagttcatcctcatcttcctctgagGAGAGTACCACAAGCCAGCGTTCCGAAGTCTCAACAGGCTACACGTTCGTGAAAGAAATCGGACATGGAGGCTTTGCATTAGTGGTGGAATGTGTGAAGAACGACACCGAAGAGCACGTGGCTGTAAAGGTGCCCGAATGGAGCAATCTAGACCATGAG GCGGAAATCATGAAAAAGCTCGTGAGCCACAACTCGAAGCAGTCAAACATCATCGACTACAAAGGAGACATCTTCATAAAAAATAAGCGGCAACTGGTGTTTGAAAAATTGGACATCAGCCTGTGGGACTATTTGCGGAATTCACAACAGCCAATGCCACTGGAACACGTCCGCACAATTATTGAGCAG CTGGCTGTAGCTCTGGATACGACAAAgagtgctggcataatccacgCTGATCTGAAGGAAGacaacatcatgatggtggatcgtgtgaagcagcccttcagaGTCAAACTCATTGACTTTGGTGAGGCCGAGTACAGCTCCAAAACCAAAGCGGGAAAGCTCCTCCAAGTAGTTGCATATAG agctccagaaatcatcCTGGGCCTGCCGTATTCTGAGGCCATCGACATTTGGTCATTAGGCTGCGTGATGGAGAGGATGATGACTTCAGATGGTCTCTTCGGAACAGACTCCGAATACTGGaca ctccTACGCATGATCGGTCTGTTGGGTCCGCCGCCACAACATGTCATCGATGCTGGACGAAGATCAgaattattttttcagaaaatgccTGATGGTTTGTGGCAgctgaag agaCCTACAGAGTGTTTTGGGACCCATTTCGACGACGCAGTTTACCAGTTCAGCTCTCTGGATGAAATCGAAACG gtgtgctctgagacggacaacctagcagaggctgatgagagaAAGGAGTGCATCGAGCTCCTGAAGGCGATGCTTCAATGGGACGAGAAagacagaatcacccccagtggtatcctGAAGCATCCCTTTATCACGAGAAGCTACCTCAGCAGCAActcccccaccagcagttg cgATGAACCGAGACCCTCCACCAGCCTGTCCATCACGGTTAAGCCTGCAGATCCAGAGAACAGAATCaacctgacaggcttgcctGATGAAGAAAGTGACCTGAAGAGCAGTAAGCTTGAGGACAGTGACACTGCTAAAGACACTGAGAccagcaaagacagaaacaatgaTGAAGACACTAAAGGCAATGAGAAGGACCAGAGaaggacaaagacaaagaagaagaactgcttcgAACGCATCTTCTCCTGGAGaaagaagacgttctgctgctgctgctgtgtccaAGTTTAA
- the LOC127535542 gene encoding uncharacterized protein LOC127535542 — translation MDPTTVAVLKAANISTELLPSLSKVDLRDLFPGPEHFFRRKAIWRTTHGENECEELEQPHPGTSSGTYDGATIPTTPNALSTPSSFPAPVPSSKPGDSASRTVQLQSPQYVVYTDTELELSRTTFFEKQRAGQEEDFTLSKELRCRIIRNTVTSMIAIKRAAGDDFRYPSSRELTAMAQRLIVYYPMLRDRSAASGAEWESVKKQLLRRVQNVTTPKKKQGATPSRKRRLAISFESSSHGSPTDDSGSNASTLSLETSPQSGGTSPEAEQVDGPETTDSPQNQARHYKVLQELYKSKPRPNKKDVAQLLDLEYQARRAYIDSDVLKEHDRPTKILQAYPCFREVDHIMDELQRILNQGNPHFIPELKNRWKTFCEKIQFYGVFKKVMRPPLADKVKRGVAMMKALPDVFPSPIAPPKKLGHASEAILHILSLWKTPTLS, via the exons ATGGATCCTACAACAGTTGCAGTATTGAAAG ctgctaaTATTAGCACAGAATTGCTTCCCAGTCTGTCTAAGGTGGACTTGCGTGACCTCTTTCCGGGGCCTGAGCACTTTTTCCGAAGGAAAGCCATTTGGAGGACCACTCATGGTGAAAATGAG tgtgaagAACTGGAGCAGCCTCACCCAGGCACCTCCTCTGGAACTTATGATGGTGCCACAATTCCAACTACCCCAAACGCTTTGTCCACTCCTTCTTCCTTCCCTGCACCTGTCCCCTCTTCAAAGCCAGGAGACAGTGCCAGCAGAACTGTACAGCTTCAAAGTCCACAATATGTTgtatacacagacacagagctgGAGCTGTCAAGAACCAccttttttgaaaaacagcGTGCTGGACAAGAAGAAGACTTCACACTCTCCAAAGAGCTTCGCTGTCGCATAATAAGGAACACAGTAACAAGCATGATCGCCATAAAGAGAGCTGCAGGCGATGACTTCCGATATCCAAGTAGCCGTGAGCTAACTGCGATGGCTCAGCGTCTGATTGTATACTACCCAATGCTGCGGGACAGGTCTGCAGCCAGTGGAGCTGAGTGG GAATCTGTGAAGAAGCAGCTTTTGAGAagggtccaaaatgtgacaacccCCAAAAAGAAGCAGGGAGCAACTCCTTCAAGAAAGAGGCGACTGGCCATCAGCTTTGAGAGCAGCAGCCATGGGTCACCCACTGATGACAGCGGGTCCAATGCTTCAACTTTGAGCTTGGAAACATCACCGCAGTCTGGAGGCACTTCCCCGGAGGCTGAACAGGTGGATG GGCCTGAAACTACTGACAGCCCACAGAACCAGGCCAGACACTACAAAGTTCTGCAGGAGCTATACAAATCCAAGCCCAGGCCCAACAAGAAGGATGTTGCCCAGCTGTTGGACCTGGAATACCAAGCAAGACGGGCTTACATCGACTCTGATGTTCTGAAGGAGCACGACAGACCTACCAAGATTCTTCAAGCATATCCCTGCTTCAGAGAAGTGGATCAT ataatggatgaactGCAGCGGATCCTCAATCAAGGAAACCCCCACTTCATACCTGAACTGAAGAACCGCTGGAAGACCTTTTGTGAGAAGATCCAGTTTTATGGCGTTTTCAAAAAAGTCATGAGACCTCCACTGGCTGATAAAG taaagcGAGGGGTTGCGATGATGAAAGCTTTGCCAGACGTCTTCCCATCACCCATTGCTCCACCCAAGAAGTTGGGGCATGCAAGTGAGGCCATTCTTCACATCTTGAg tctgtgGAAGACCCCAACGCTTTCCTGA